The genomic region TGGTAGACCTGTGCTTTTCTTATCACCAGGAGCTGTGCAAGTACTGCATCTGCATATGGGCTGCATGGTGCCACCTGATATTTACAGACTTGAATTAGAGATCTTAAagccctggggaaaaaaggtcaTTATAATCATCCCTGTGCTACAGTTACAAAAGGCCTGGCTAGCAGTTTGGTGAGAGCCTGGTTTGCTGTCCCAAGTTTTaaacctgaaataattttggtcATTGGTTTTATCACCTCCAGTCCAGCCAGCTGTTTCAGTACCTTATGCTTTTGATTCATGTATTATCTACCTATTTCTCAAGAGCCACTGTATGCCCAAAGACAAGGAGCCAAATTCTGTCCTTCCTAAGTATACTTTGAGTAGACCCTCTGAAACCAATGGAGTAATATAGCAGTAAATAGGTAAGAATGGCTGTATCTAATTATTCAGTACTTGCTGACTTATGTTCCCTGTGAGGGAGGTCCTTCAACAGCTGTCACCCCTAGATTTCAGCTTTACTAGACCAGATGTGACTAAACAATATGGCAACTTTCTGCTTATCAGCCACTTTTTACAAAACCAGGACACACTTCTGTAGCTATGTTATATATAGCTCTTTTTAACCACTAGCAGCTTGGTCTTCGTTAAGTACAATCCAAGgtctaaaatatttaacaacaAAACTAATTTAGCTCAAAGCAGAGTTGGCCTATATACATATGCAAATGCTCATTAATTCTCATCTCAGGTTGTCAGTATCTTGTGTAAGACTCGACTGCTACAGCTTTTCCATTGAAGCTGCTCATGTACTGTTCTTGGCACTCTCAGACTGCTGCTCAGACCCTAAGATCTGCTTTGCCAAGGCATCTGCAATAAGACTCGTAATGCTTAGAAAGAATGGATAGGTGAGTAGGAAGCCAAGGCTGGGACTTAACAAGAGTAGCTGAGTCCAGTTTCTTACTGGTTTGGAGATTTCCTATGTGACCTCAAACAACTTAGGTGTGCCTCCATTTCCTATCTCTAAAATAGTGTTGTCTTCTACAAGCAGGATGgtttgaagttaaaaaaaatctcttagtGGTCATTGTATATTAGGTCCTACCGTAATGAAAATCACACAGAGTACTTACTTCCAGACATAGATGCAATATATGCCCCGGGTATAAGAACTGCGTCAGATCTTTTTCAGCCTGTGGTCCAGACTTCCTAGCAGTAATTCATAGCCTCCAAGGATGTAGAAAGGTGATCTAGAGAAGTCAGTATTTATGAGCTGCACAGCTACTTTCGCATGTGAAGTTGTTACTGTGCCTAGGGGTAATCTTATTGGACCATCATTGCTATATTTATATTTAGGGCAAAGTTGATAAAAAAACATGATTCTGAGTGCACCAACATTTTCTGGTCATTTCCCCTGCACCTGCGAAGAGGAGACAATGGGGGATTGTTGCAAACAAAATAGGCCTCTTGTAAAAAAGTTGGAGAAAGTAGAGTTCAGTGGCACTGAATTTTTGCTACTACTACCTCAGAGTTACGTGTCTCTTAATGATACAAGACTCCCATCACAGCACTAATTTCAGAGAAAACCAAAGTGTTCAGTGTCCTGATGACTGTTGCAATGCCTGTCTTACCCACTCAGGCTCTACCCCTCCATGGCTCGGATTGAGTAGACAACCAGCCTGGTCATCATGAATTTAGTGCTCAAAGCCCTTGGCCAAGGTACTGTGGTCAAGTTAAGTGGCTCTGGTAGCTCCCTACATGGGTAGTTTTAGATTACAACACAAACAAGAGAATGAGTGTGATTTCAGTTGTCTTTTACCACAGGTGGAGCAAGGTTGAACAACTTCATGTTTGCTACATCTGTGGAAAGGTTAGCAAAGCTCTGATGATAAGCAGCAATTTAATCATGGTTAACCAGAAGTGTGTCTCACCTCCTAGGGTCTAATAAAAGTGACTTAACACTATCCCAGCCATCCAGGAGACATGTTTCCATGTCACACACATTATTGCAATGACAACAGAGAGATAGGGCAGGTCTTTGCTTGTGAGAAGTCTGTACAGATGCCTACTGTGTTTGCAAGTGCCACTAGTTCTACCAGCCCTCAAGATGCTTGGGAATATGCCTAGGTAGCAGGAGGAGCTGATAATTAAAATGTAGCTACTAAGTATGCAGAAAGTCTCTCAGCACTTCAGAGTGACCATAGTGTGACCTTGATCTCTTCTGAAATGTGGTCTTTTAGCTCTCGCCAGAATGGGTGCAGCTTTCCAGAAAGGGCAAGCTTTCCTCATCAGCCTCACAGAGAAGGTTGCCTCATGCCCACTCTGGAAGGGCAGTCCTATGCAGGCAACTGGATTCCTAGCATCCATTTAGTGACACATGTGGCCATACTCTGCCAAGATGAAACCAAAGAACTGCCAAAAAGAAATCAGCTCTAGTGATGGCTGCCAAATCCCTAAACCAAAAACTAACCATCTGCCAGAGAAGGAGCTCTGTTCCTGATCTCTGGGTTCTTAAATGCCAGAGATACCTCCATCACTGCTCAGGTGGTGAAGAAAGACTCAGGAAAGCAAATTTCTTCCCTTGCTTTAACTCTGCTCTCACCCAAGAGTGGCCTTGAGCAGCTCTACATCCCGCTGTGCTTCTCACCACCTCTGATACcatattttcttctgtcctaTTCTTTATCTATGTACTTGAATGAGATAATAAGCACTTTTTGGCTGGACAGCAGGCACATTTGTGCAATTCCAAGTTCAATGTGCACCCGGTCTCCATGGGGGCCCCTTGAGAACAGGTGCATCCATTTATGCAGACACAGCATCCCATCATCCCTGAGTTTTCCTGAGATGCTCAAATAGGAACATCTTTGggtttgttcatttttcagGGAGGACTGACTGACTCCAAGAAACTGACTCTAGCTCTGCTAAGGACAGCAAACCAGAGTGATTCTTCCCTGCACATGCATTCAAATAAATGGAGCCTTGTTTTTTCTAATGCAGTCCAGTACTCAGGCACAACCAACAAAGGCAGACGTACGGTGGTAGTATGGTGGCCGGAAGGTGTTGTTAGCTACCCCCCATCGAGGGGGGAATATGACAAAGTCAGCAAGTGCCACTCCAAGACGGGTTGACTTGGCTGTCAGGACTGTGAAGATAGAAGGATcctgaaaaaaggcaaagcaaaaagcaTGAAACAGAGCAGGGCTCAGAGCTGTCTGGACAGGTTATCCAGACAGTAAACCTGACTGACACAGCCTCTCCCCTGATTAAACTTTTTTTACTACCTACACCTGGTGGTGTGGGTGAGATTTGTGACAACACCCAACATCCCAATCCCATGCTGCATGTGGGGGACAAGAGATGGGACTGGATGGTTCTTCACTGGAGCAGCTTTGGAGAGCCTCCCCCTCCATGGCCACAATGCCCTTGGAGACAGTGGCACAGATGCAGAAGGACAGCCCCACAAGAGGGGAAAAGTTATTTCCAGGAGCCTTATCTGCCCTTACAGAGGGCAGGAACAGCCCACTGGAGGCATTTAGCCTCACAGCACTATTAGTTTACAAACAGGGAGAACAAATGACAGAGAAATCATGGCTTGCTTCAAGGATCTTTGAAGCCTCTAGTCCAGCAAAGTGAACTTTCTTGTCTTCGTTCCCAAAACCATCCTtttcctgcaatttttttctggagtttaAACAATACTTTCTGTTGGTTGTCTCACTAGAAATGCTCCAGTCTGCTTGCACACCCACTTGCAAAAGCAGCACGAAGAGATGGCATTGCTGCAGGCATCTCTCCCACTGGGCTGATTCCTTTGTAGAAGAGCTGCTCACAGTAGTTTTGGCTTTGGTTATTTTCCATAAGATCTAGAAATTATTGCAATGAAAGCTGCCAGCTCTTCAAATGAATTTCAGTGCTGGGCTCAGAGGAACCACAGGAAGGAGGCTATGCAATTGTAAGGAACAAATCTAGGCAAGAATTTAAAGTAAAAGCCTTTTTGCTGAGTTGCACAGTATGTGTTGGCTTCAGTATTCATCCTTCCTCCAGGCACAGAAATTCTGTGCTAAGCTGCACAAAGCTGCTCTAAGCTGCTCAACCCCCAGTGATGTCTTTATGCCACAAAGGCGGTCATCTTTCTCTGCAATAATTTGACTTGGGCCTAGGGAGAGCAGCACCAAGAGATCTCGCACTGTTTATTAAAGCACAACATGTTTTTTAACAGGCTCTGAGGCCTTGGAGCTCAGGGTAGGTTTGGATGGCGCAGTATTCACACAGCCTTGCTTTGCCTTGCCCATCTCCAGAACTTACCGCGTGGTCAAAAGCAACAGAATTAATGACCATGAATTTTTCCAGATGGTATTTGTATGGCGTGTAGTTCCCATGCCAGGCTACAACATTGAAGGGCGAATACTCCTACCAAAGCAAAGAGACAGGGGGTTACTATATACAGCCTTCTAACTTGCTGTACATATTtagggtgctgctgctgctctttcctgaGTTAAAAGAGGGTTTAATGCTAATGAGAAGTACACCAGCAGCCTGCAGTATGACTTGTTTTAGGCACAGCCTGATGTTGCAAAGATGTGGTATTCCTCAGTGTTTCTATTTGGTGGGCCTCAGCCCTCCCTCTGTGATTTGGCCTCTAAGGGCTGTCAAGTGCCCAGGCAGAGACTGAACAAGGGCACACGGGCTCTCTGGTAAGGAAACCCTGGCTTtccacagcagccccagctcctctttTCTATTCTGTCACTATGAAAAGCACTGAGGCGAAGACCACCTTGAGTCTTTGGTCAGCCAAGTTGTCAcgaacacttttttttctgactgagGAGCCTCCACTTGGAAAACGAATGACCCAACAAGGCAAGGGGTTGTTACTGCTCCACTTAACCCAGGAGGACACCCTGAGACCACATACACGCTACCGAGTCGCATTTCCCAGGCCATGCACTGGCAGTCATTACACTTCAgggttacatttttttcctcacctgcTGTGCTGCAAACAGCTTGCCCTGGTACTTGCTGATCACCGTGTAGCCCCCTGGCACTTGGCGGTCTTCATACCATGCAACAGGCACCAAGAAGTCACGCGGGTTGGCCAGCCCATTAGCTCCTGGTGGAGGAAGAGATGCCAGAGCTCATTGGGCAATCTGCCAGCAAAGTGAGAGGCTGGCATAATGTCCTGGCTTTGTGGGTACCCTTCTGAATTTTGAACGACCTTACTGCTTCTGGGCCCaccattaaaactgaaatagtCATGAACTTCTTGTACTTGTATGAGCAGGAAATTGAACACATCCTAGTGTTTGAGTCCATGCCCCCCTTATGTGGCTAAGACAGGTCTTCTCCAGTGAACTAGATTGGTACAGCATACTCAATTAAAGGCATGTAGCAACTAGGAATTCAGCAAAAACCAGAAGGTGAGTTGCTCCCTGTTCCTGGACATTGCACTGCTTGGACACTTAGCCATACAGAAGTTATGAGGCTTGTCATGAGTAGGCCAAATACATTTCTGAATGCTTGCAGAAAGAGTAATAAAATAAGGGCTAGTGATACTTACAGACTCTGGGCATAATGGGGGGTTAGTTAGCTTGAGGAGCATTTTCAAAGTGTAAAGCACCATATGGGTACAGAAGCATTCTTCTTCTCATAGTATTATTGTTACAAAGTGTTTTTGAATTTCTTCCATAAAAATGCAGACATTACTACCTGCTGCTAAGGTTTAACAGTCAGTGCTTTTCTCCATCTGTcattttttcaagtgaaaagtGAAGTTAGAATAAAGAAAGACTGAAATACAAAGGATCTTGGTCTCTGAGGAGAAGGCGGGTAGGTGGTGAGAAGAGGAGCTCTTATAATTACCACCTCCTGAAAAGGTTCACAGGCAAGTGCACtcattttctgttctccagAAAGCAAACCTTATTATAGATTCCTGCCTTCTGGAGACTGAAAAAACCCACTCCAAACCCAGTCTGACAGCATCTGAAAAACTATCTAATAGAAAAACTTGTTAAAAACAGTTTGGGGCAACAATATAAATAATCAAGTggagcaggcacagagcagaagaAGTGGGTTAATGCAGGTCACCTCAGCTGGATGaaaggaaagctgctgaaaaatcACTGTAGGCTTGAGGTGTAAAGGCATCATTTGCGTGAGATGCTTGAGTGGGTTCTCATTAAAGAGCTGCAAATTGCGTTGGTTCCCCACTGCAAGAATGACCAGCTTCGTTTTCACTATGGCCATGAGATGTTTGCACAGGCCCCCTGAATGCAAATGGACCAATGCCAAGCTTGTTACTGGTTGGCAATACCTAGTTAGTTTACTGCAAGCATAGCCAGTCTTTTAAATCACACTGACAGCAACAAAGCAGGCCCAGtctagtggggaaaaaaaacccacttcaatctaaaattaaaaacaaccaaccctAAAACACCAGTCTGAAACAGAAGAACTACTGGCACCCTTTTTGTAGCTATTTTAGCTGTTAAAAGTTTCAGTTGCCTTCCCTGAGACAATCTGAGTAGCAGTAACCAGGAGGtgtttggagaaaagaaaagtttgGAGGCAAGttctccagggatgaggaagaTGAAATGAGCACCTCCAGAAAGCTGACTGTGAAATCACAGTGGGGACAGTGAGGCTTCAGATGCCATACACCCTCGCAATGTTTTTGTCACGTTAACAAGAGGCTGTGCCTTCAGGACCTGTGACATTGCACAGAGTAGgaggcagctggcagagagCATCTGTGATTTATCAGAGCTAGACTTGTGCTCAGTGATGCAAATATGTTGCTGATGCAGGTCCTGTGCTGCTCATTTTATTGATTCCTGATTCTTCAGGGCCAGCATCTTCTGATACTCGGCTCTAGAGCCTTGATTAAATTTAAAAGGGGGGTGGACTTCAAGAATATCTGTTACCTCTGAAATATGCCTTTCCTTTTGTCAGGTAAATTCTCTCTTATCACTCCAGTTTATGCCATACCTGTAAGTAAGAATCATCAGTGATGATACTTTTTGAGTTTCTTTTGGTAGGAACAGGCTCAGAGCCAGCAGATAGGAACTCCCAGaccagaagaggaggagagaaagtggaaaaaagggTGGAAGGGAAATGATCCCTTCCGTGCAAGGGAATCTGTGTTGTCACACTTTTTTGAGGGGCAATGCTTGCTCTGCTGGGAAATAACATTGCTGGGATGAAAAGCATCTTTGTGAAGGAAGTTGGACATGGAAGGATGTATTACATAGGATATAAAAGGATGGACTGTAGCTTGTGATTCATTTCTGTCCTATGAAAATCATTGTAGGTCTGACAGGAGATCATTACCAATGGGTCCCAGGTCTGGCAGCTCAAAGTGGGCCCCATACACCTCCAGGATGTAGCCTCTCGTCTCTCCAAACACCTCCACACTGAAACGCATTCCTtgctggaaaataaaggaagataGTAGAATTCTCCCGGGACTTTGCTGATAAATTACAAACACCTGAATGCAGGAGCTGGCTTCCTTCAATGTGGTTCTGAGCCACAAGCAAGGTGCAGTCAGCCCTTACCTGGATGACACAGATTTCATTGGGCTCCACTAGCATCTTCCCAAATTCAGTTGTGATGAGCAGTTTCCCTTGCTGGGGCACTGTGGAAACAAAAtgccagcagaggagctgaagcAGTGTGGTGATTGCCACCCTCTCCATCCCTACAGAGCACCCAGGCTTCACAGCAGGACTAGACTACTTCTCCCATGCAGAGCTTTGCAGCAGAGATGCCTGCACTGCCAAGGAAGCTTCCAAACCAACCCCACAGGTTCCACATCACAGTAGGTACCTGCATGAGCTTAGTCCATTCTTCACTTCATGATACCTTGATGTATGGTCTGTGCACAGTCCAAGTAACTGGGACTTGATAATATTTGAGGCCATATGTGTCTGTCTCATGATCTTCATGTAAAACTGTGCATGTACCCATCCTTGTCATGACTGTGGCAGTGTGAGATGTCAGGAAATAACTAACACTCCCTGCTTCCTAAGGGTAGAAGCAATGCTTCATGAATGTCCATATTATTTTCTGTGACTGTCCTGGTGCAGGAGAGCTCACATTTTGACTTTAAAAACTAGCAGATTTACAAAATGTGCCCTGGAACTTTTACTTTACAGTAGTAAGAGAAGTGGGCGATAGCAATTTAATGCCTATTTGATGAGAGAAATGTTTCTGTCGGTGACCCCAAGGCATTTTTGTCCCTCAGTCAAGAAAGATACAAGTAAATATCAGGCTTCTGATActgctcaaaatatttttcagcatgtGTTCACATTACATGCCAACCTCAACACTCATCGTGGCACTGTTTGCCTAAGGCTGCTGTAGCGTGGGAGCTAATCTGCCATGCCAAATACTCTTGGACCAAGGCAATGAAGGCATCTAGCTGTAAGCTGTTAAAAAATCCTGAGGCTTATGTTTTCCAGAGAACCTCCAGCTGTGGTGTGCCTAATACCAGtctggggagagctgggaaaCAATCCCTGAGCAGAATGCTGAGAAGGTTGGGTCACCGCTCAGAAACAAAGTTGAGGTCTGGCACAGATGGGCACTCTGTAAGCTGCAACCCACCTGACAGCCCAGCTGGTGCCAGACCACCAAATCTGGATGGCATGGACATGAAGCCAGCCCTCTCCTCTAAATCTTGGCTCTAGGGACCAAGGCTCTGAAGGAACAAAGAGGCAGGCAGATGGCAACCCAGATAGACCCTtgcaggggaaaggaaaagccagAGCATAAACTCACCAATCAGGAAGTCACCATCCGAATTATAAAGGCATCTaaaggaaaagcacaggaaGGTCAAGATGATGTAAGCCCTGGGCACTTGCACACACCATGACCACAGCTGGGGAGTTTTGGGCTTGGAATCTGACATGGCAGAAGTTTCTCCTTCGGCACTACTAACACGATTTGCAGGTCAGCAAATGTAATATACTGGCTGGTGCAGAGGAGGCAAGGAGGTTTAATGTGCCTTGCCTGGaagcagcatctcctccagcctctgctAGTTCACTGCTTTAGTGTGCATCAGGCACTGTAAACTGAGGAGTGGGGCTGACTGTAGGGGGGTAGGGATGCTCACCAGGGGCTGCCTGTCTGTTGACCTCTGAAGAGCAGCTCCGGTCCTTGGGATGAGAGCACCTGGCTCCAATACATCCCCTCTTGCAGCATCCCCATGCCCAGTTCCCTCCTTCTCGTGGTGTCTCCCCACACACTCCCCCAGTGTTTGTCCATGGAGCACAAACCTGGTTCACAAACACTTGCCATGGACACCATGAACACCTTTGACTGTGCACACAGGACCACAGGGACACAGAAACAGCACCACTGGGGAAAGCTGGACTCCGGCACACTGGCAACAGCCATACACATGCAGgcagccagcccagggctgcccaAGCCTCTGGTGGCATTAGCAGTCACTGACCTGTCATGCATAGAGATGTTGCAGACAAAAATGTGGATGGCAATGCCATTGCGTCCTCTGGGGTCACCAGCACCGCACAAGGTGTACAGTCCCTACAGGCAAACCCAAAGCATCgtgagggagcagcaggcagtgagGCAGGGGACAGCCTCCCCTCATTCCACCCCCTTGCTGGGGATCACCCCTCTTCCCAGCTTCTCACACCACTACCAGCCTTTCCACATACAGCCTTCTGCCAAACATGTTGGCTTTTCTGTAATGTATTAAGGGTTTCTTAAAAATCCCTGTAAGCTGGTGTTTTCCAGCCCAAGGGCTGGGGATAGCTGGGGTTTGATGCGTTGATTCTTTTTTGAACAGTTCCTTGAAAGgcaatgaagaaaaccaaatccACTCTCAGTTGAAATCTGGAATCCCCTCCATTTCCACAGGTGCTCTGCAAGCCCAGAGCTGTCAAAACTGCTGTTGTTAGCCCAGTGCTGAACATCTCATGTGCCCCGCTGCCCCCTGAGGAGAAATAGTGATGCAGGATTCCCAGATGCCCCGGAGCCCTGACTTACGCTCACAAAATCCAGCTTATTCTGAGGGGCTTTCGGGATCGCAAAAGGTTTCCATCGCAGCTGGATTATGgcaaacagaaagcaagaaagcaatgCCAGTGGTTATAACACGAATAGTGGTAATTCAAAAGAAAGTAGACCCCTGTCCCACCCGCTGCTTCCCTGCCCTCTGCTAGCTGACGTAACTTATCTTTCCTCTTTGCACTAGTTTGGTTCACaggtttcttttaatttatggtgtttttttgtttttttttagggtttttgtttgttttgggtttttttgtttgt from Heliangelus exortis chromosome 1, bHelExo1.hap1, whole genome shotgun sequence harbors:
- the HGD gene encoding homogentisate 1,2-dioxygenase, whose amino-acid sequence is MTSLQYMSGFGNEHVSEDPRCPGALPEGQNNPQVCPYGLYAEQLSGSAFTCPRATNKRSWLYRILPSVCHKPFKPLQEGHLTHNWDEVEPDPNQLRWKPFAIPKAPQNKLDFVSGLYTLCGAGDPRGRNGIAIHIFVCNISMHDRCLYNSDGDFLIVPQQGKLLITTEFGKMLVEPNEICVIQQGMRFSVEVFGETRGYILEVYGAHFELPDLGPIGANGLANPRDFLVPVAWYEDRQVPGGYTVISKYQGKLFAAQQEYSPFNVVAWHGNYTPYKYHLEKFMVINSVAFDHADPSIFTVLTAKSTRLGVALADFVIFPPRWGVANNTFRPPYYHRNCMSEFMGLIKGYYEAKEEGFQPGGGSLHSMMTPHGPDADCFEKASKAKLEPERVAEGTMAFMFESSFSLAVTKWGLQTSNCLDKNYYKCWEPLKSHFNPKCK